The DNA region GGGGACCGTCCACCTTGTTCTGAAGGTCCAGCAAGTCCCTGTTCACCGATAGGTCCTTTCTCGCTCCACCTGAGTCGGAGGATTTCATTTTCTCCACGAATTCCTCGAACTTTGCGGACATGTCCCATATCTTCTTGAGATCGTCGTCTATCCTGTCCGTTATCTCGCCCGATCTCTCCGGATCGATCAGCATCATGTCGTCCTGGGCAAACATCGGCTCGGACGCCACTTCCGAAAGGCTCTTCCCAGATTCTCCGGCCTCCGCCAAGGCGGAGATGAGTTTGTCCGTGTGACTCTCCAAAACATTGCCCTTGCCCGTGGCGACAAGCGTAACATAATGTACCGTATCACCGTTTATCATTGGGGCACCTTCCTCTGGATCAAGTTTTCTGGCACCAAAGATCCGCAAGCCATCAAGACCTAGATTACCTAGATTGACTTTATTTAAAGACTGATCAGAGGAGAGATCCAAGAAGCAACCGTAAAATCCATATTCGTCGGATCCTTCAACTCCCTCACCTACTATGCTTTTCGCTCCGTCAGTAGGGAGGGTGGACTCGTAGGTCTTTCCGGCCAACTTCAAGGCCACAGAATGGATTTCCCTATGCAAATCTGACTGAAACTCAGCCATTCTGGACTGAAGCAACAGCCTCTCGTCCTCCGAAAGCGACTCCTCCCCTTTTTCGGAGATCAGCTTCATTCCCTGCATAACCTTGCCTATTCTCTCGAATCCATCCCTTATGGTGGACACCGCCTGACTTTCCTCCAAGGAAAGCTCCTCCGTGGACGAGGTCTTCAGAACACTTCCGCTCTCCAGCTTTCGACCTCCCACCCGGAGTCCTGCCGCTTGATATCCTAGGCTCTTTCCCCATATACCGGAAAGATTATGATCGTTTCCGTATATCCTCATAGTTCTCTACCTTTTTACTAACATCAACAACACAAGTCCCGATAGAAGCATAGAGAAATTCCTGGACACGAACATCTCCTCCTTGAAAATCATCAGATATTCGTGGCACCCTCCATTATTTTTATCGACGTTATCATTTAAAACCATTAGTTTTTAGATAATAACCAAGACAACAAACACAAACTGCGGACTATTCCATCCAGTCTCATATTACGCAAAACATGCTGCGGACCTAAAGTCTGGATATCTCGATGTCGTTATCTCTATCGTACGGTGAGTCAGACATGGCCTGAAGACTGTCGTCCATACCAATTCATGATATATACTCTTACTAAACTAAACGCCGGGATTCCTCGGTTAAGGAGTGATAGGTGTGAGAGTCTTTCTTTATTCTATTCTTTGCTCCGTCCTTTTTACCACGGCATTATGCCCCACCGCCGACTCCGAGGTCAGATCCGGCCAGTACGACGTCATAGTTGTCGGTGCGGGATCGGGAGGCACCGCCGCGGCGATCCAGGCCGCCAGATGCGGAGCTTCGGTCGCCCTGGTGGACGAGACCGGCTGGATCGGCGGACAGATCACCGCCGCGGCGGTCTCCACAATGGACGACGTGGGACACAACAGATCGGGATTATATCTGGAGTTTATAAGAAGGATCAGAGAAAGCTACGGAGCGACGGGAACCGACGTCAACATATGCTACTGGGGAAACGACACCATAGCGACGGAGCCCAAGGTGGCAGAAGAGATACTCCTCGATATGCTGAGAGGATCGGCTCCAGGCAAGGTCGAACTCTTCCTCCACAGGACGCCGGAGGCGGTCCTGACGGAGGGGAATAGGGTCACAGGGGTTATCCTGAAAGACGGCGATTCGGGAACGATAATGCTCAAAGGGAAGGTCACGATAGATGCAACGGAATGCGGCGATCTGCTTCCAATGACCCCGGCTAGATACAGGGCGGGAAACTCCCTGTCCACCAACCTGGATATGGACGGGGAGATACAGGACATAACCTGGGTCGCAGTTATAAAGAGCGAGGACTCGGTACCGGAGGAACTGAAGGTAAAGAGACCGGACGGATACGACAGAGACGTGGGAAGGTTCAGAAGAGTGGTGACCACCGACGGGGCCACCTGGCCGGGACAGGCCCCCTTCGACGTCGCCAGCCACAAAGCCTACAGGGCCCTTCCTGACAGGGGCAATCCACACAGAATAGAGGGAGGGGAATCGGAGACCTGGCCCTACATAACCAGGACCTGCGTCAACTGGGCCAACGACGTTCCCGCCAACGGCCCCGATCACGTGGGACTGACCGTCCGCTACCTGGAGGACAAAGACTACAGACGGCTGGTAAACGGAGAGGCCATCGGCAGGACGTTGAGGTTCATACACTACGTCCAGACCGAACTGGGCCTGTCCAACTGGACGGTGGACCGGTCTCAGGGATACGGAGAAAGGGGAGATCGTATAAGGGACAGGGCCCTCTATCTGGACGAGAGCAACGACGCCGTTCTGAGCCACTTTCCACCAATTCCCTACGTCAGGGAGAGTCGAAGGATCGTCGGAATCGAGACCATGACGGCCAAGACCGTCGCCAGAGACAGACGACTCGGCCGGGCGGTGGAGAACAGGACGAACTCGATCGCCCTTGGAGAATATCCTCTGGACATCCATGGATCCAGGGTCCCAGGAAGCCTGGAATCGGATCTAGGAGAGTCTATGGCCGACTATCCAGGCGAGTGGAGATCCGACGAGGGAGTCTTCCAGGTGCCCTACGGAGCCCTTATCCCGGAGACGGTGGACGGCCTCTTAGCCGCGGAGAAGAACATATCGGTGTCCAGGCTGGTCAACGGGGCGACGAGACTGCAGCCCATAACGATACTGACGGGCCAGGCGGCGGGAGCCATAGCAGCCCTCAGTTCCCTCTCCCACCGAGATCCAAGGGACCTGCCGGTCATATCGGTCCAAGACGTCCTTTTGAGGGGCAAGAGCGCCCTGTCGCTGTATTCCTTTTTCGACGTCCAGCCGGACCATCCCCATTGGAGGGGCGTCCAGGGAGCGACCCTATACGGATACCTTCATCCAATGACGCCGGTGATCTTCGGGACGTCCCTGCCTGTCGAGGAAAGACACATGTCCTACATGATATCCAGAGCCTTCTACGTGAGGGACCTTGAGGGAGGAGAGCTTTTCGTCTCCAGATCGGACTTCGTGGAAAGACTGAAAAAGACGGCCCCCCGATGGGAACCGTCCTCTATGGAATGGGAAGGACCACCGGAAGAGCTGATATCCCGAGGAGAAGCCGTCACAGCCGTCTGGGACGCCCTGGTTCAATCGGTTCCGCTCAGATAGGAGTCCATGGTCTCGACAACCTTCTTGGAGAAACGCACCGCCTCAACGACGGTCTTCGCTCCGGTCACTACGTCGCCGGAGGCGAAGACCCCCTCTCTGGAGGTACGACCGGAATCGTCGGCGACGAGAAAATCCTCTCTGGTCTCTATGCCGTCCCTGCTGGATCCTATGAGAGACCGGGGCCCCTGGCTGACCGCCACTATCACCGACTCGCAGGGGAAGAAGTCCTCCTCGCCGTCTCTAGCGAAACGAACTCCCTTGGATGTTATCGCGACGGGCGTGCTCTCCAGGATGAAATCGACCCCGTCGATCTGGGCGTATTCCACCTCGATCTTGCGGGCCGGCATCTCCTCCCAGCCCTTTCGGTACATCACGGTGACATGGGAGACTCCCTTGCGGACGGCGGTCCTTGCGACATCCATGGCGGTGTTGCCGGCCCCTATCACGCACAGGGCTCGACCCAGACGATAGACATCCGGGTTCTTCAGATAATCTATGGCGAAATGACAGTTACCCAAGGATTCCCCCGGTATTCCCAGCCCCTTGGGCCTCCACACGCCGGTCCCTACGAACACGGCGGAGAAACCGTCCCTAAACAGATCGTCCAGACTCAGGGTCGTACCGATGGTGGTATTGGGCCTTATTACGACTCCGAGCTTCCTTAGGTTGGCCTCCAGACCGTCGATCAGGTCCTTGGGAAGGCGGAACTCGGGAATTCCGTAACGCATCACTCCCCCGATCTGGTCCTTTCCCTCGTAGATGGTTATGGAATACCCCCTCAAAGCCAGAAGAAAGGCTATGGTTATCCCGGCGGGACCGGAGCCGACTATGGCGACGGACTTGCCCTTCTTCGGCAGGGGCTCCAGATCCATGACGTTCATGTAGAACGACGATATGTAGTGTTCTATGTCGCTTATCCTTATGGGAGCTCCTTTGCGTCCGAGCACGCAGTGCCCCTCGCACTGACGCTCCTGAGGGCACACTATGGAACACACCACCGAGAGGGGGTTGTTCTGGAACAGGGTCCTTCCGGCGGAAACTATCTGGCCGTCCACCAACATCCTTATCATGTCCGGTATGGCGGTGTTCACCGGACAGCCCTTGACGCAGGCTCCGCACCTTATACAGCGACGAGCCTCCTCCAGTATGTGCATCTCCATGGCTTTCTCTCCTTATTTATACGATATACACCGAAAGGATTTCAGCATCATACCTCAGGTCCGTCGAATTGCCAATCTTACTTTAACATAAAGATAGCTATCACATACACAAAGATCCGACCGTCACTGAATCCACCTCTTTTTTATGGACCTGAGACTCACGATGAAAAGCAGCGAAGCGAACCCGACCAGTGCCAGCCAATCCACCGGAACAGGTATGAGCCCTTCGCCCTCCAGTATCCACCTCATCAGGTCGACCCCATAGGTAAGGGGCAACATGTAGGAGAGGGGACGGAGGAACACCGGCAGGCTGGAGACGGGAAAGAAGAGCCCGCAGAGAAACAGCATGGGAAAGCGGAAGAAGTTCGAGAGGGTCTGGGCCTCGAATACCTCTTTAACCGAAACGGCTATGAAAAGCCCCATGAAGGTGCAGACGACGGAAAGCACCGAACCGGCCGCCAGGATGGAGGGCACCGACGCCCCGGAAAGATCGTAGAAAAACGACGCCATCCAGAAGGGTATCATGCAGTTCAACAACCCGAAGGCTATGGCTCCGGAGGTCTTGGCCGCCATAAGCATCTCCAGAGGGAGAGGAGCCAGAAGAAGTCGATCGAAGGACCGTCCCTTCCTCTCGAAGGTCACGGTTACCGCCAACATGGACGTCGTACCGAACAGGACGGACAGGGACATTATCCCCGGGAGGAGAGCCCTAACGTCCTCCATTGAACCTCCCGATCGGATCAGAAACATGGCGGTCCAGGCAAGGGGAAAGAGGATCCCCCAGCTGATGTTCGGGGGCTTGAGGTAATAGGCCCTGACGTCTTTGACGAGAATATTCCAGTAGGCTATCCACCATGAGGGTCTTATACCGGCTCTCATCATCGTTCATCCTCCATCTCCGCCACCTGTAAAAAGACATCCTCCAGGGTAGACGCGATCCTCCGGGCCTCCAGAACCTCGAAGCCTCCGTCCTCCAGCGTTCTGACCATCGCCCCCACCGACAAGTAAACCTCGGACCTGGCCGTAACGGCACCCCGTCCGGACGGCTCGAACGAGACGGCCGGGAATGCCGATCGGAGGATGGATTCGGCCGAGGCGTCCCCTTCCCCGTCGAATCGTAGAAGTATGGCCTCTCCCTTTCGGTCTTTTTTGAGCAAACCCTCCATGGTGTCGGTGAGGACGATTCTACCGGAACGGATGAAAGCCACCCTATCGCAGAGCCTCTCTGCCTCCTCCAGATAGTGGGTCGTCAGAAACACGGTGGTTCCGTTCTCGTTCAGAGCCCTTATCATCGAACGAATGGTCCTGGCGCTGACGACGTCTATGCCGGTGGTCGGCTCGTCCAGAAAGAGCACCGAAGGCCTGTGGATCACCCCGGCGGCTATGGTCAGCCTGCGTCCCATTCCCTTCGAGTACCCTCCGAAACGTCTTTTCGCCGCATCTGCAAGGCCGACTGTATCGAGAAGCTCTTTAGCCCTGGCAATCCTCTCTTTTTTTCTCATTCCGTAGAGGGCTCCGCAAAAACAGAGGTTCTCGAAGCCGGTGAGCTCCGGATAAAGGGAGCTTTCGTCCGGGACCACCCCTATTAGGTGCTGGACCGGTTTTCTGTCCGACGTACAGTCCAGGCCTCCTAGCTCTATACTGCCTCCGTCCGGACGGGCCAGGCCGGTAAGCATGTTTATGGTCGTGGTCTTTCCCGCTCCGTTCGGCCCCAGAAAACCGAAGATCTCCCCCTTCTCCACCTCGAAGGAAACTCCCTTCACGGCTTCCACCGATCCGAAGGACTTCGAAAGCCCTTTTACCTTTATTTCCGGATTTATCAAGAACAATCCCCTCCTTTAGCGTCCAAAAGCCTGTAAAGATTGACCGGACGACCTACGTCCCTATGAAGAGGCTCTACCGCAGCCCTGTTTATGGACACGAGATACTCGAGGTATCTCCTCGCTGTTACCCTGGAGACGCCGGCCCTAACTGCGACCTCGTCGGCCGAGAGGGCCCCATCCTCCCCCATGAGTATTGACCTTACCCGGTCCAGCTGAACCGACCCCAACCCCTTGGGAAGACATCTGTCCCTCTTCTCCCGAGATCCTCTCCTCATTATCCTGTCTATGGCTCCCTGGTCAAGGTCTCCCTTTTGTGCCCAATATAAAAGGTAGCCCTCCATAGCCTCTTTGAATCTCTCGTAGGTAAAGGGCTTCACTATATAGTCGAAGGCTCCGAAGCGCATAACGTCCCTGACGGTATCGGTCTCGTGAGCGGCGGAGACCACTATGACGTCCACGTTTCGACGTCTTCGACGGATTTCGTGCAGTGTCTCCAGACCGTCCAGCTCGGGCATGTAGATGTCCAGGATGACCAGATCTACGCTTCTCTGTTCCAGAACCTTCAGGCCGTCCATCCCGTTCGCCCCGAGTCCTACGAGCTCGAAACCTGGTATGGATAGGACGAAACGTTTGTGAATATCCATTACCATCGGGTCGTCCTCGACTATGAGAACCCTTATATCGCTCACGATCTACTCCCTCCGTTCAAAAACACGGCCGTAACCTATATGGCATGATCGACTAGAATCAAAGGGATCTTCCGTTATTGTAGATGTATTTAACAAAGGCTCGACAATCTCGCGCCACTTCTCCAAAGTAACTCGATTAATACCATAATGGACGAAATACCCCCTTTTGTCGGCTATTACTACGTCCGCATTCCGTAGTATTCGAAGATGCTGAGACACCGCCGCCGCCGAGATCCCCAACTCACGGGCAATACTGTTTACACACAGAGAACGCTTCTTGAGCAACTTGACGATACGCACTCTTGTCTCAACAGATAAAACCTTGAAAATTCGGGCCATGTCTTCAGGTCGTTCCATAAAAACCTCCCCAATTAAGTTATTGCGCATACACTATATATACCCACAAAAAAATCGTCAAGAAGGAACCTCCTTGACGATTTTTTAAGACCCAATTTCACGGACTATAGGGAGAAATCGGGAAGAACTTCGAGAGATTCTCCGTTTCGTAGGACTTCCCTACATCGATTCAAAAATCCATCGAGTTTCTCGAGGGTTTTCATATGTTCATTCTCTTCCTTGGAAGTCTGGAGAATTTTATCGATCCCGCCATTTCTTATACTTATCCTCTGAGATCCCATAAGAGCTAACAAGGGATCATGAGTAGCGACCAGAACGATCTTATCCCTCCTCACCAGCAGATCCATCGCTCTCTTCCTGTTTATCCCGGCGTTCTCTATCTCGTCTATCAGGACTATAGGAGACGAACTCAAAAAGGCTGTGTCGGCAATCATAAGAGCCCTAGATTGACCCCCGCTAAGAGCAGTCACCGGAATATCGGGAGAGAAGGACTCACCGGCCAAAACATTGGCCTGTTCTATCACAGTACGGACCCTTTCCCTTCTATCCGGGACCATCCTGCTCTCGGCGTGCATGGACACGAACTCTCGAACACTCAGATCCATCACGAAATTCATGTTCTGGGAGAGCTGTGCAACCAACTTATGCTCTAGGGAAAAACGCCATTTTCTCAGAGGCTTCTCATCGTCTATCAGTATCCGTCTCCCCGTAGGGGTATCGCCCTGGGCCATCCACTCTATATCGGCCAAAAGACGGCTCTTCCCGGAGCCGGTGGGACCAACTATACAGACGATTTCACCGGCTTTCATCTCCAACCTTACGTCTTCGGGGACACCGTTTTTATCCTTGCCCCCTAAAACCGTAACCTTTTTAACGGATAAATTTTGTCCTTTTTTGACGTCCTCCATCCGTTCTATGAACGTTACCAGACGATCTATCAACCCTTCTCTATCGAATCCTATATCCTCGAGAAAAACAGGACTCATCTCGGAAAAATATTCCTCAACTCTGACACAGGGATCCGCAGGAGGAAGGCCGTTGGCGTCAAAAAAGTCTCTTACGTAGGGATGTTCCTCGAAAAGAAGATCCATTCTAACATTGCGAAGACAGTAACCCACCGCGATATCCGTTGTTCTCACATCCCTCACTCCAGACATATCTTTCTCACACTGCCCATTTGATGCTCTTTACCTATCCTCGTCTCGCCAAGACAATAGGAACATAGAGCTGAGGGCATGGCGAAGCGAAGACTCCTGCCTGAGATCGACTCTATCTCCTCCCCCTCCATCAACAGAGATACTAGTTCGCAGGCTCCTTGACCGGAGATACCTCCTACATGGAGAACACTACCCCCCGGGTTGGCCTGTCTCACTTTCAGAGCAAAGATTTCCCTTTCAGCCTGGGACACGATATCCCCCTTCGTGATGACGACGATATCCGCAAGCTTGAGCATGGGACCTATCTTCTTCGGGGTGTTGACCCCCATCAGATTATCTATAACACAGACGGCAGTGACTCCTTGTATGTGAGGAGAGCATCTGTTACATAGTCCGGCACTCTCCAGGAACAGCACGTCGAAGGATCTCTCCATTCCCCAAGAAAGACACTCCTCCACGTTGCTCACGAAAAAATGGTCGGGACAAAGGCTTCCAGAAAGCCCGGTCCTGGCATCCACCCCGTTCCTTTCGTAGAGTTTTCTGTCTCCAGTGCTAAGACAGTCGAACTTAACAGCCCCTACGGACAGCCCATCTGATTTCATCTCCCAAGCCGCCTTCAGCACCACGGAGGTCTTTCCCGAAGAAGGAGGACCCGATACGGTTATAACCTTCAAAATAGCTTCATCCTTTCAAATCGACCCATTGCAGGACCTACCAGACAACTCTCTCTAGAAGAGTGCCGGCGGTGATTCTGAGAAGCTCCTCGGCGGTCGCCCTTCCCGGATCGACCTTGAAAGGCAGGACTATGACCCTATCTCTTCTCACTGCCTTCAATCCGGCCCACCGAGGATCGTTCGCCCATTTCTCCGCAACTCCTCTGCCCTTTTCTGGATCTACGAAAGAAGAAACTATAAATACCACGTCCGGGTCGGACACAACGACGGTCTCTACGTCAAAGGGGATAAAACTCTCCCTATTCGATCCAGGGAGTCCATCGGGAACGATGTTCTCGATCCCTAGAGCACGCAGGATAGAGCCATAAACGGTAGCATTCTGAGCTACTGCCAATCTGTCGCCGTCTTTGACCATGACGGCGCTTCGAACATCCGTTTCCTCTCTTATCCTATCTCTGAGGGTCTTGGCGATACGCTCGGTTCTATCTGCATATTCCCTGGCTTTTCCCTCTCTGTGAAGCAGTCTGCCAAGAAATAGGACGGAATCCAGCATGGGATTCTCTCCCATCTTCGCAGGATCTACCAGGAACACGGGAACCCCATCCCGTCGAAGCACTTTGGCTACGTCTCCGTGAAAACGGACATGTCCGATAACTAAAGAGGGATTCAACCCGTATATCGACTCTATGTCTACATCGGGCTGCCTTCCAACCGATGGCAAAGCCATGCCCTTTTCTCTGATACGATATTCCTCAACCTTGCCTACGGGGGTTATGCCTATGGCGAAAA from Dethiosulfovibrio faecalis includes:
- a CDS encoding ABC transporter substrate-binding protein, whose translation is MSENKDKVLALNPLLMEGLFAIGITPVGKVEEYRIREKGMALPSVGRQPDVDIESIYGLNPSLVIGHVRFHGDVAKVLRRDGVPVFLVDPAKMGENPMLDSVLFLGRLLHREGKAREYADRTERIAKTLRDRIREETDVRSAVMVKDGDRLAVAQNATVYGSILRALGIENIVPDGLPGSNRESFIPFDVETVVVSDPDVVFIVSSFVDPEKGRGVAEKWANDPRWAGLKAVRRDRVIVLPFKVDPGRATAEELLRITAGTLLERVVW
- a CDS encoding FAD-dependent oxidoreductase — its product is MRVFLYSILCSVLFTTALCPTADSEVRSGQYDVIVVGAGSGGTAAAIQAARCGASVALVDETGWIGGQITAAAVSTMDDVGHNRSGLYLEFIRRIRESYGATGTDVNICYWGNDTIATEPKVAEEILLDMLRGSAPGKVELFLHRTPEAVLTEGNRVTGVILKDGDSGTIMLKGKVTIDATECGDLLPMTPARYRAGNSLSTNLDMDGEIQDITWVAVIKSEDSVPEELKVKRPDGYDRDVGRFRRVVTTDGATWPGQAPFDVASHKAYRALPDRGNPHRIEGGESETWPYITRTCVNWANDVPANGPDHVGLTVRYLEDKDYRRLVNGEAIGRTLRFIHYVQTELGLSNWTVDRSQGYGERGDRIRDRALYLDESNDAVLSHFPPIPYVRESRRIVGIETMTAKTVARDRRLGRAVENRTNSIALGEYPLDIHGSRVPGSLESDLGESMADYPGEWRSDEGVFQVPYGALIPETVDGLLAAEKNISVSRLVNGATRLQPITILTGQAAGAIAALSSLSHRDPRDLPVISVQDVLLRGKSALSLYSFFDVQPDHPHWRGVQGATLYGYLHPMTPVIFGTSLPVEERHMSYMISRAFYVRDLEGGELFVSRSDFVERLKKTAPRWEPSSMEWEGPPEELISRGEAVTAVWDALVQSVPLR
- a CDS encoding NAD(P)-dependent oxidoreductase, which codes for MEMHILEEARRCIRCGACVKGCPVNTAIPDMIRMLVDGQIVSAGRTLFQNNPLSVVCSIVCPQERQCEGHCVLGRKGAPIRISDIEHYISSFYMNVMDLEPLPKKGKSVAIVGSGPAGITIAFLLALRGYSITIYEGKDQIGGVMRYGIPEFRLPKDLIDGLEANLRKLGVVIRPNTTIGTTLSLDDLFRDGFSAVFVGTGVWRPKGLGIPGESLGNCHFAIDYLKNPDVYRLGRALCVIGAGNTAMDVARTAVRKGVSHVTVMYRKGWEEMPARKIEVEYAQIDGVDFILESTPVAITSKGVRFARDGEEDFFPCESVIVAVSQGPRSLIGSSRDGIETREDFLVADDSGRTSREGVFASGDVVTGAKTVVEAVRFSKKVVETMDSYLSGTD
- a CDS encoding ABC transporter ATP-binding protein, translating into MINPEIKVKGLSKSFGSVEAVKGVSFEVEKGEIFGFLGPNGAGKTTTINMLTGLARPDGGSIELGGLDCTSDRKPVQHLIGVVPDESSLYPELTGFENLCFCGALYGMRKKERIARAKELLDTVGLADAAKRRFGGYSKGMGRRLTIAAGVIHRPSVLFLDEPTTGIDVVSARTIRSMIRALNENGTTVFLTTHYLEEAERLCDRVAFIRSGRIVLTDTMEGLLKKDRKGEAILLRFDGEGDASAESILRSAFPAVSFEPSGRGAVTARSEVYLSVGAMVRTLEDGGFEVLEARRIASTLEDVFLQVAEMEDER
- a CDS encoding ATP-binding cassette domain-containing protein; translated protein: MRTTDIAVGYCLRNVRMDLLFEEHPYVRDFFDANGLPPADPCVRVEEYFSEMSPVFLEDIGFDREGLIDRLVTFIERMEDVKKGQNLSVKKVTVLGGKDKNGVPEDVRLEMKAGEIVCIVGPTGSGKSRLLADIEWMAQGDTPTGRRILIDDEKPLRKWRFSLEHKLVAQLSQNMNFVMDLSVREFVSMHAESRMVPDRRERVRTVIEQANVLAGESFSPDIPVTALSGGQSRALMIADTAFLSSSPIVLIDEIENAGINRKRAMDLLVRRDKIVLVATHDPLLALMGSQRISIRNGGIDKILQTSKEENEHMKTLEKLDGFLNRCREVLRNGESLEVLPDFSL
- a CDS encoding ArsR/SmtB family transcription factor; amino-acid sequence: MRNNLIGEVFMERPEDMARIFKVLSVETRVRIVKLLKKRSLCVNSIARELGISAAAVSQHLRILRNADVVIADKRGYFVHYGINRVTLEKWREIVEPLLNTSTITEDPFDSSRSCHIGYGRVFERRE
- a CDS encoding response regulator, translated to MSDIRVLIVEDDPMVMDIHKRFVLSIPGFELVGLGANGMDGLKVLEQRSVDLVILDIYMPELDGLETLHEIRRRRRNVDVIVVSAAHETDTVRDVMRFGAFDYIVKPFTYERFKEAMEGYLLYWAQKGDLDQGAIDRIMRRGSREKRDRCLPKGLGSVQLDRVRSILMGEDGALSADEVAVRAGVSRVTARRYLEYLVSINRAAVEPLHRDVGRPVNLYRLLDAKGGDCS
- a CDS encoding GTP-binding protein yields the protein MKVITVSGPPSSGKTSVVLKAAWEMKSDGLSVGAVKFDCLSTGDRKLYERNGVDARTGLSGSLCPDHFFVSNVEECLSWGMERSFDVLFLESAGLCNRCSPHIQGVTAVCVIDNLMGVNTPKKIGPMLKLADIVVITKGDIVSQAEREIFALKVRQANPGGSVLHVGGISGQGACELVSLLMEGEEIESISGRSLRFAMPSALCSYCLGETRIGKEHQMGSVRKICLE
- a CDS encoding ABC transporter permease, which codes for MMRAGIRPSWWIAYWNILVKDVRAYYLKPPNISWGILFPLAWTAMFLIRSGGSMEDVRALLPGIMSLSVLFGTTSMLAVTVTFERKGRSFDRLLLAPLPLEMLMAAKTSGAIAFGLLNCMIPFWMASFFYDLSGASVPSILAAGSVLSVVCTFMGLFIAVSVKEVFEAQTLSNFFRFPMLFLCGLFFPVSSLPVFLRPLSYMLPLTYGVDLMRWILEGEGLIPVPVDWLALVGFASLLFIVSLRSIKKRWIQ